A part of Spirochaetae bacterium HGW-Spirochaetae-1 genomic DNA contains:
- a CDS encoding propanoyl-CoA acyltransferase, with the protein MAHKKNRNVGIIGIGQTKYSSHREDVNQPELVHEAVRAALDDAGLTMNDIDCIVHGNMELFEMVHQPDCWHTLGSGALGKDSIRITTGGTVGATTACAADNLVASGMYDVVMAIGFEKLQEGHTTGGITNMADPLWFRNLQTGALTGSKAYDLIREFGEERAKNVSLMYRVIMDKHATKNPLAHRAFGLEFEQIPDLINTSPKLVGDLKLIEMCSQSDGACVVIFACEKKAKELSKKPVWVRDHITVHREETFVIFGYDKKYPFPQTHRFAAKHLYARNEIKKPLEYFDVFEMYDPASWWAVDWIRDFFQLEGDEHLKLVENKEIMIGGKMPMNPSGGVIASNPIGATALVRVAEAALQVRGDAGDHQIPTEVNHALASGFGGTMWTVLMMLEKELNW; encoded by the coding sequence ATGGCACATAAAAAAAATAGAAATGTCGGTATCATTGGAATAGGCCAGACAAAATATTCCAGTCACCGCGAGGACGTTAATCAGCCTGAACTGGTTCACGAGGCGGTTAGGGCCGCCCTGGATGATGCCGGGCTGACTATGAATGATATAGACTGTATCGTACACGGGAATATGGAGCTTTTTGAAATGGTCCATCAGCCCGATTGTTGGCATACACTTGGTTCGGGAGCACTGGGAAAAGATTCCATCAGGATAACCACGGGAGGGACCGTCGGAGCCACAACGGCTTGCGCGGCCGATAATCTCGTTGCTTCCGGTATGTATGACGTGGTAATGGCAATCGGCTTTGAAAAACTGCAGGAAGGCCATACCACGGGCGGTATCACCAATATGGCTGATCCCCTCTGGTTCAGGAACCTGCAGACCGGTGCACTTACGGGCTCCAAGGCCTATGATCTTATAAGGGAGTTCGGCGAAGAACGGGCAAAAAACGTGTCACTCATGTATCGTGTTATCATGGATAAGCACGCCACAAAGAATCCCCTGGCTCACCGGGCTTTCGGGCTGGAATTTGAACAGATTCCCGATCTTATCAACACATCGCCGAAACTGGTTGGTGATCTGAAGCTTATTGAAATGTGTTCCCAGTCTGATGGGGCCTGCGTGGTTATTTTTGCCTGTGAAAAGAAGGCGAAAGAGCTGTCAAAGAAACCTGTCTGGGTCCGCGACCATATAACGGTTCACCGAGAGGAGACATTCGTAATTTTCGGTTATGATAAAAAATATCCCTTTCCGCAGACACACCGCTTCGCGGCGAAACATTTGTACGCAAGGAATGAGATAAAGAAACCGTTGGAATATTTTGATGTATTCGAGATGTATGATCCGGCCTCGTGGTGGGCAGTAGACTGGATACGGGACTTTTTCCAGCTTGAAGGGGATGAACATCTCAAACTGGTGGAAAATAAGGAGATTATGATCGGCGGGAAGATGCCTATGAATCCTTCCGGCGGTGTTATTGCTTCGAATCCCATCGGTGCCACGGCTCTGGTTCGTGTGGCGGAGGCAGCGCTGCAGGTTCGCGGTGACGCCGGTGATCATCAGATACCCACTGAAGTAAATCACGCGCTCGCATCCGGTTTCGGTGGAACCATGTGGACGGTGCTCATGATGCTTGAAAAGGAACTCAACTGGTAA
- a CDS encoding CoA transferase subunit A, whose protein sequence is MSVQLKSGRNELFTDPDPDKAREFFRHKSRAMKSKLSTPEEVVKTMVNDGDYIAIGGFGANRIPTAIVHEIARQKKKNLGFAGHTATHDFQILVGGECIDRCDIAYIIGLEARGLSPNARRAVQDGKIKLTEWTNATLSWRLKAAAMGLSFMPARNILGTSTFEYSAAKEIECPFTGKKFAAFPALYPDFAAIHVHECDIYGNAHVYGASVSDQDLAKAAKRVVITTEKLIHTDKIRQKPEETFIPFWCVDAVIEVPYGSYPGNMPYEYFSDEGHIKEWLTAEKDPEEFKKFYDKQIYSTKNFNEYLELNGGIEKIKKLRAQELLLDMGNGGKK, encoded by the coding sequence ATGAGCGTACAATTAAAATCGGGAAGGAACGAATTGTTCACAGATCCGGATCCCGATAAGGCAAGGGAGTTTTTCAGACATAAATCCCGTGCGATGAAATCAAAACTTTCAACACCGGAAGAGGTCGTTAAGACCATGGTTAATGACGGTGACTACATTGCCATCGGCGGCTTCGGTGCAAACAGAATACCGACAGCAATAGTACATGAAATAGCACGTCAGAAGAAGAAAAACCTTGGATTTGCCGGACATACGGCGACCCACGACTTCCAGATACTGGTGGGCGGGGAATGCATCGACAGGTGCGACATAGCCTATATCATCGGTCTCGAGGCACGCGGTCTTTCGCCCAACGCGAGGCGTGCGGTACAGGACGGAAAGATCAAACTTACGGAATGGACCAATGCAACGCTGTCGTGGAGGCTGAAGGCCGCAGCTATGGGATTGTCATTTATGCCGGCAAGAAACATTCTCGGCACCTCGACATTTGAATACAGCGCGGCGAAAGAGATAGAGTGCCCCTTTACGGGTAAAAAGTTCGCGGCATTTCCCGCACTTTATCCCGATTTTGCGGCGATTCATGTTCATGAATGCGATATCTACGGAAACGCCCATGTGTATGGAGCGTCAGTATCCGATCAGGATCTGGCTAAGGCTGCAAAAAGGGTTGTTATAACCACGGAGAAGTTGATCCATACCGATAAGATCCGGCAGAAACCTGAAGAAACATTTATTCCCTTCTGGTGTGTTGATGCCGTCATAGAGGTTCCTTACGGCAGTTATCCGGGCAACATGCCCTATGAGTATTTCTCCGATGAAGGACATATCAAGGAGTGGCTCACGGCGGAAAAGGACCCCGAAGAATTTAAGAAGTTTTATGATAAACAAATATACAGTACGAAAAATTTCAATGAGTACCTGGAACTGAACGGGGGAATAGAAAAAATCAAGAAGCTGAGAGCTCAGGAATTGTTGTTAGATATGGGCAATGGAGGGAAAAAGTAA
- a CDS encoding acyl-CoA dehydrogenase, translating to MEFGFTEEQLMFRETVYKFAKNEIVDLCEQADLKSEFSFELWKKLGAMGLLGLPFPEELGGSGADVVTCCVAAEALGHAGVDQGHLLALGAHTYLGTDTLYKNGTDAQRKKYIPKLASGEWICCMGLTEPGSGSDAASMATTAVKKGNKWILNGSKTFITNAPICNVCIVFATVDKNLGNAGITAFIVENTFPGFSTGEPFHKMGVRASTTSEVFFDNCEVPEENLLGEVGKGFSYTHETLSWDRSALLAPFVGGLRYMMEEAAKYATERVQFGKPIKSFQAIQHKLADIKVTMEAAKLLVYQVAHDKDTNKPLNHRHLSTAKAFVGDMGLQAASEAIQVFGGYGYIHDYPIERMLRDAKLAQIGGGTSEIQRFIISRLLSFG from the coding sequence ATGGAATTCGGATTTACAGAAGAACAATTGATGTTTCGTGAAACAGTATATAAATTCGCGAAAAATGAGATCGTCGATCTTTGCGAGCAGGCGGACCTCAAGAGCGAGTTTTCATTTGAATTGTGGAAAAAACTTGGAGCGATGGGCCTGCTGGGGCTTCCCTTTCCCGAAGAGCTGGGCGGTTCAGGCGCTGATGTCGTAACCTGCTGTGTGGCCGCTGAAGCACTGGGGCACGCCGGAGTAGACCAGGGACACTTGCTTGCCCTGGGAGCCCACACCTACCTGGGAACGGACACGCTGTACAAAAACGGTACCGATGCTCAGAGGAAAAAGTATATTCCTAAACTGGCCAGCGGTGAATGGATATGCTGTATGGGACTTACCGAGCCGGGTTCTGGTTCTGATGCAGCTTCCATGGCAACGACAGCTGTTAAAAAAGGCAATAAATGGATCCTCAACGGATCGAAGACCTTTATCACCAATGCCCCCATATGCAATGTGTGCATTGTTTTTGCTACAGTAGATAAAAATCTCGGCAATGCAGGCATCACTGCGTTTATAGTTGAAAATACTTTCCCGGGATTTTCAACGGGTGAGCCTTTTCACAAGATGGGTGTACGTGCTTCCACGACGTCGGAAGTATTTTTTGATAATTGTGAAGTCCCTGAAGAAAACCTGTTGGGTGAAGTGGGTAAAGGATTCAGCTATACTCATGAAACACTCTCATGGGATCGCAGCGCCCTTTTGGCTCCCTTTGTGGGCGGACTGAGATACATGATGGAAGAGGCCGCGAAGTATGCCACGGAACGCGTTCAGTTCGGCAAACCTATAAAGAGTTTTCAGGCCATTCAGCACAAACTGGCCGACATCAAAGTCACCATGGAAGCGGCGAAGCTGCTGGTTTATCAGGTGGCTCACGACAAGGATACGAATAAGCCTCTCAATCATCGGCATCTTTCAACGGCCAAGGCCTTTGTGGGTGACATGGGTCTTCAGGCGGCTTCCGAGGCTATCCAAGTGTTCGGCGGTTATGGTTATATACACGACTATCCAATAGAGAGAATGCTCCGCGACGCTAAGCTGGCTCAGATAGGCGGCGGTACATCGGAGATTCAGAGATTTATCATCTCTCGATTGCTGAGTTTCGGTTGA
- a CDS encoding propanoyl-CoA acyltransferase: MAKRVAIVGTGQTYHKSHRPDVNGQELINEAVQAALKDADMTINDIDAIIIGNMDHFEGINYVDCWSVDGSGGTMKPIIKITTGGTTGCTIAIGGYHMVASGLFDKVLVIGWEKNSESDTTGAITTAFDPVWDRLVFAGAISGLAVEAQAYIARYGATDRDGARVSVRDRKHAMNNPHAQLRKEVSIEDVLASPMLADPIHLLDVCPRTDGAAAVIMASEDFAEKITSKPDWIWSTSNRHSYSYLGDADYGRLTSMRECSQEIFKKVGIKEPRKEIGVIELYQPYSFAGIIWIEDMGIVGPGEGPQYIWDGNTDMGGELPVNPSGGVISCNPIGATGLIRCCEAAMQVMGKAEGRQVPDVNFAVSTGFGGCWWTDMILHGKKKPNF; the protein is encoded by the coding sequence ATGGCAAAAAGAGTAGCAATCGTAGGCACCGGGCAGACCTATCATAAGAGCCACCGTCCCGATGTCAACGGGCAGGAACTGATTAATGAAGCGGTACAGGCCGCTTTGAAAGATGCGGACATGACCATAAACGATATTGATGCCATTATCATCGGCAACATGGATCATTTTGAAGGTATCAATTACGTGGATTGCTGGAGCGTCGACGGATCGGGCGGAACCATGAAGCCCATAATAAAGATTACCACCGGTGGAACCACGGGATGTACTATCGCTATCGGCGGCTATCATATGGTTGCTTCGGGTCTGTTTGATAAAGTCCTGGTCATCGGCTGGGAAAAAAATTCCGAATCCGATACGACCGGCGCTATTACAACGGCCTTTGATCCTGTCTGGGACCGCCTGGTATTTGCCGGCGCCATCTCGGGTCTGGCCGTTGAGGCACAGGCGTATATAGCCAGGTATGGGGCAACTGACCGAGACGGTGCAAGGGTTTCCGTCAGGGACAGAAAACATGCTATGAACAATCCGCATGCACAGCTTAGGAAAGAAGTATCAATTGAAGATGTACTCGCTTCTCCCATGCTTGCCGATCCCATTCACCTTCTCGATGTATGTCCCAGGACAGACGGGGCAGCGGCGGTGATTATGGCCAGCGAGGATTTTGCGGAGAAAATAACGTCAAAACCTGACTGGATATGGAGTACATCCAACAGGCACAGTTATTCATATCTTGGTGATGCCGACTATGGAAGACTTACCAGCATGAGGGAGTGTTCACAGGAGATATTCAAAAAAGTTGGAATCAAAGAACCCCGGAAGGAAATCGGCGTCATAGAGCTGTATCAGCCCTATTCCTTCGCCGGCATCATCTGGATAGAGGATATGGGGATCGTGGGACCCGGAGAAGGCCCTCAGTATATCTGGGACGGAAATACGGACATGGGCGGCGAGCTGCCCGTAAATCCCTCGGGCGGCGTTATATCCTGTAATCCCATCGGCGCGACGGGACTTATCAGGTGCTGTGAAGCGGCCATGCAGGTCATGGGTAAAGCGGAAGGAAGGCAGGTCCCCGATGTCAACTTCGCTGTCAGCACCGGCTTTGGCGGATGCTGGTGGACCGATATGATACTTCACGGCAAAAAGAAACCGAATTTTTAA
- a CDS encoding propanoyl-CoA acyltransferase encodes MGNRVALCAVAQIKNEGDAWHARFQNMLHECFESIISQTKVTFDMEKGIRNVITCSDDVFDARTISDNGVTDVVGAQFRGEEKMAQESINGLGYAMSCILSGHDDIILFMGHAKESQTESRNMVTNLTFDPFYCRPLGMDHVNVNAMQARSYMAKAGVSEEHLAKVVVRSRKNAAKNPYARENKMIDEKDVMNSPLLADPIRELHYYPVTDWAYGMLLCSEARAKEFTDNPVWLTGYGSCMDSYFLGDKDITSNFSLKNASSRAYKMAGIKDPKSEINLFELCDHSAYQLPMWAEGIGIADEGKGGKWIEDGGMDKYNVNLSGGMLNGNPLLLGGAARAIDCFLQLRGEAGDRQVKGVKKALAQASYGPAGQHQAVVIMEK; translated from the coding sequence ATGGGTAATCGCGTAGCATTGTGCGCAGTTGCACAGATAAAGAATGAGGGTGATGCCTGGCATGCTCGATTTCAAAACATGCTGCATGAATGTTTTGAGTCTATTATAAGCCAGACAAAGGTTACCTTTGATATGGAAAAGGGGATACGGAACGTTATCACCTGTTCGGACGATGTTTTCGACGCCCGTACCATTTCAGATAACGGTGTGACCGATGTTGTCGGTGCACAGTTCAGGGGTGAGGAAAAAATGGCCCAGGAAAGTATAAACGGCCTGGGATATGCCATGTCCTGCATTCTTTCCGGACATGATGATATCATCCTTTTCATGGGGCATGCCAAGGAATCGCAGACGGAAAGCAGGAATATGGTCACCAATCTGACCTTTGATCCCTTTTACTGCAGGCCCCTGGGTATGGATCACGTGAATGTGAACGCCATGCAGGCCCGATCATATATGGCGAAGGCCGGCGTGAGTGAGGAACATCTGGCAAAAGTTGTTGTCAGGTCAAGGAAAAACGCGGCGAAAAATCCTTATGCCCGCGAGAATAAAATGATAGATGAGAAGGATGTCATGAATTCGCCGCTTTTGGCCGATCCCATCCGGGAGCTTCATTACTATCCCGTTACGGACTGGGCATATGGCATGCTCCTTTGCAGTGAGGCACGGGCTAAGGAATTCACCGATAATCCCGTGTGGCTGACCGGATACGGCAGTTGCATGGACAGCTATTTTCTGGGAGACAAGGATATTACATCCAATTTTTCACTGAAAAACGCCTCGTCCAGGGCATACAAGATGGCTGGTATAAAGGATCCCAAGAGTGAAATCAATCTTTTCGAGCTCTGTGATCATTCAGCTTATCAGCTTCCCATGTGGGCTGAAGGCATCGGAATTGCCGATGAAGGGAAAGGTGGAAAATGGATAGAGGATGGCGGCATGGACAAGTATAATGTAAACCTGTCCGGCGGCATGCTCAATGGAAATCCCCTGCTCCTGGGCGGCGCCGCACGCGCCATAGATTGTTTTTTACAGCTGCGTGGAGAAGCCGGAGATCGTCAGGTCAAGGGCGTGAAGAAGGCTTTGGCGCAGGCGTCATATGGTCCAGCCGGTCAGCACCAGGCAGTGGTAATAATGGAGAAATAG
- a CDS encoding DNA-binding protein, with protein MKDNERTALEQGFDGIEPMVYESKISVPYSWWAGETATHFLKSLRDDKKILALKCSKCGKTFVPPRKVCPTCFVKNTEWVELSGKGTLQSFTVARRQLAAIQKKVPVIYGLIKLDGADTAMLHYLEGIAPEKVKIGMRVEAQFASDRNGTIQDIEFFRPV; from the coding sequence ATGAAAGATAATGAAAGGACCGCGCTTGAGCAGGGATTCGACGGAATCGAGCCCATGGTGTATGAGAGCAAAATAAGTGTTCCCTACAGCTGGTGGGCCGGAGAGACGGCGACGCATTTCCTGAAATCACTGCGTGATGATAAAAAAATACTGGCCCTCAAGTGCTCAAAATGCGGGAAGACATTTGTTCCTCCGCGGAAGGTGTGTCCCACATGCTTTGTTAAGAATACTGAATGGGTTGAGTTGTCGGGCAAAGGGACGCTGCAGTCATTCACTGTTGCGCGACGGCAGCTTGCGGCAATTCAGAAGAAAGTGCCGGTGATTTACGGACTCATAAAACTGGATGGTGCTGACACGGCAATGCTCCATTATCTGGAGGGTATTGCTCCCGAAAAAGTTAAAATCGGGATGAGGGTCGAGGCTCAGTTTGCCTCTGATCGCAATGGCACCATTCAGGACATTGAATTTTTTAGACCGGTATAA
- a CDS encoding 3-oxoacid CoA-transferase, with the protein MADYNTMELMICISARNLEDGAIVVVGTGAPCAAAMLAQKTKSPNLCVMFEAGGVAPILPSMPISVGDSRTFHKAIMASSMPEIMETCQRGMVDYTFLGGAQIDMYGNINSTMIGDNHAKPKVRFPGSGGANDLASLCWRTMMMTPQDSKRFTEKCDFITSPGYLQGGNSRYEAGLPLGTGPYRIITNMAIMGFDDESKRMKVVSINPGYSRKDVQDNCGFELLWADKISDTDPPHADELRILREDVDPYKYVIGR; encoded by the coding sequence ATGGCTGATTATAATACAATGGAATTGATGATCTGTATCTCCGCCAGAAATCTTGAAGACGGCGCGATAGTAGTCGTGGGAACCGGTGCTCCCTGCGCAGCGGCGATGCTTGCGCAAAAAACCAAATCTCCCAACCTCTGCGTAATGTTCGAGGCCGGCGGAGTAGCTCCAATTCTGCCTTCAATGCCGATCTCCGTTGGTGACTCAAGGACATTCCATAAGGCAATTATGGCAAGTTCCATGCCGGAAATTATGGAAACATGCCAGCGTGGTATGGTGGATTATACATTCCTGGGCGGCGCTCAGATAGACATGTACGGGAACATCAACTCCACCATGATAGGCGACAATCACGCGAAACCGAAAGTAAGGTTTCCCGGATCAGGCGGAGCCAATGATCTTGCTTCCCTGTGCTGGAGAACCATGATGATGACTCCCCAGGATTCAAAGCGTTTTACCGAGAAGTGTGATTTCATAACTTCTCCGGGTTACCTCCAGGGAGGCAATTCACGGTATGAAGCAGGTCTTCCCCTGGGAACAGGCCCTTACCGGATTATAACCAATATGGCCATCATGGGTTTTGATGATGAATCGAAACGGATGAAAGTCGTTTCCATCAATCCCGGTTACAGCAGAAAGGATGTTCAGGATAATTGTGGATTTGAACTTCTTTGGGCGGACAAAATCAGCGATACGGATCCTCCTCATGCTGATGAGCTGCGAATTCTCAGAGAAGATGTCGATCCCTATAAATATGTTATTGGCCGTTGA
- a CDS encoding propanoyl-CoA acyltransferase: protein MNNAAIIGIGMTSIEGNKVRDTFADMAWEAVNKALDDAGMTIDDIDNVVTTSNDFWDGRTISCMAVGDASGAAHKNVSCVEGDGTFGAFYGLTRVLSGSYGTTLVTAHTKGSQSISSLITNGAFDPIYERSMGMDMITACAMQANAYMHRTGATAEQLAMVSVKNHGNAKKNPLAQLPMDITVQDVLKSEMIADPLHKLDCSPVSDACCAIIIANGDRAGKYKGKPVWVKGVSFYSDAFFFGDRDLSKAPSLEKAAQKAYAMAGIKNPGKEIDVAELYDAFTYQELLWLEAMGLCGDGEAGKLLEKGEFNVGGRLPVNASGGLLSGHPVIAAGLIRMAEVVKQLRGEAGAYQVAKARTGVAQGVNGLCGQSHCVWVLGKDK, encoded by the coding sequence ATGAATAATGCCGCAATAATTGGTATTGGAATGACTTCTATCGAGGGCAATAAAGTCCGTGATACCTTTGCTGACATGGCATGGGAAGCGGTCAACAAGGCCCTTGATGATGCCGGAATGACAATTGATGATATTGATAATGTAGTAACCACGTCAAATGATTTCTGGGACGGCAGGACCATATCCTGCATGGCTGTCGGAGACGCCAGCGGTGCCGCTCATAAGAACGTTTCCTGCGTAGAGGGAGACGGGACGTTCGGCGCATTTTACGGACTGACCAGGGTTCTTTCCGGGTCTTATGGGACCACTCTGGTAACTGCCCATACGAAGGGATCACAGAGCATTTCGAGTCTCATAACGAACGGCGCGTTTGATCCCATCTATGAGAGGAGTATGGGGATGGATATGATCACGGCCTGTGCCATGCAGGCAAACGCATATATGCACAGGACGGGAGCGACGGCGGAACAGCTTGCCATGGTATCGGTGAAGAATCATGGAAATGCTAAAAAAAATCCGCTGGCCCAGCTTCCCATGGACATAACCGTTCAGGATGTTTTAAAGTCAGAAATGATTGCGGACCCTCTTCATAAGCTGGATTGCTCTCCCGTGTCCGATGCATGCTGTGCCATTATAATCGCCAATGGTGATAGAGCCGGCAAGTACAAGGGAAAGCCGGTCTGGGTTAAGGGAGTATCCTTCTATTCCGACGCTTTCTTTTTCGGTGACAGGGATCTGTCAAAAGCTCCTTCGCTGGAGAAAGCCGCACAGAAGGCTTATGCAATGGCCGGGATAAAAAATCCCGGGAAAGAAATTGATGTTGCCGAGCTTTATGACGCCTTCACATACCAGGAACTCTTGTGGCTTGAAGCCATGGGACTCTGCGGCGACGGAGAGGCCGGAAAGCTCCTGGAAAAAGGGGAATTCAATGTGGGTGGAAGACTGCCCGTCAATGCTTCGGGAGGCCTCCTGAGTGGTCACCCCGTCATCGCCGCCGGTCTTATTCGTATGGCCGAGGTCGTAAAACAGCTTCGCGGCGAAGCCGGAGCCTACCAGGTTGCAAAAGCCCGGACGGGTGTTGCCCAGGGAGTCAACGGACTCTGCGGGCAGTCGCACTGCGTATGGGTTCTCGGGAAGGATAAATAG
- a CDS encoding long-chain fatty acid--CoA ligase, which yields MEEKTINQVFRNRTKKYGDRLAIEKKLNGKWESATWNEYYERARAAGLALHSMGVSRGDRIIILSENRLEWLYSDMGALGIGACVVPIYPTLTDEEAEYIVGNSDAKVMIVENTVQLKKALYAKERCAGLTHIIVMKNEDSANTPDYVLSYKEFLDIGRREFEKSPTLFETLADQVELEDYATFVYTSGTTGVPKGAMITHNNVISVIKALDAVEPHYAYDTDQTVPFLPLSHVFERVAGHWYGMYVGITSSYAESIDSLLSDLAEKRPTVVLAVPRVCEKVYQKIIAKVEEASPFKQKVFYWGQKVGSRISEFREARKRIPLLLRIKYKIAYKMIFANVQNALGGRVRWMTASGAPTAKEIIQFFNAAGIMVISGYGMTETCAPATMQNISHYRIGTTGAPIPCTEIKIADDGEILMKGGNVCKGYWKMPEETKEAFTEDGYLMSGDIGYFDEDGFLLITDRKKDLIITSGGKNVAPQKIENLYKADPLFTQFIVIGDQKKYLTALCNINPDQAVKIAQEKNISYTSLAELMANEAFLKVLQEHIDERNTNLARYETIKQVKIVDHEFSQETGELTPSLKVKRNVVKQKYKDLIDSMYEDEIKVK from the coding sequence ATGGAAGAGAAAACGATTAATCAGGTCTTCAGGAACCGTACAAAAAAATACGGAGACAGGCTTGCTATCGAGAAAAAGCTTAACGGAAAATGGGAAAGTGCTACCTGGAATGAATACTATGAGCGGGCCCGGGCTGCCGGTCTTGCGCTGCATTCAATGGGAGTAAGCAGGGGGGACAGAATTATTATCCTCTCCGAGAACAGACTGGAATGGCTTTATTCGGATATGGGAGCTCTGGGAATTGGAGCCTGTGTTGTTCCTATCTATCCAACATTGACAGACGAAGAGGCAGAATATATAGTCGGTAATTCCGACGCAAAAGTCATGATTGTTGAGAATACTGTTCAGCTGAAGAAGGCATTATATGCCAAGGAACGCTGTGCCGGTCTCACTCACATCATTGTTATGAAAAACGAGGATTCCGCCAATACTCCAGATTATGTGTTGAGCTATAAAGAATTTCTTGATATAGGACGCAGGGAATTTGAAAAATCTCCAACTCTGTTTGAAACACTGGCGGATCAGGTTGAACTGGAAGATTATGCTACATTCGTTTATACATCGGGTACTACCGGTGTTCCCAAGGGAGCTATGATAACGCACAACAATGTAATTTCTGTTATTAAAGCTCTTGACGCTGTAGAGCCTCATTATGCTTACGATACGGATCAGACTGTGCCGTTTCTTCCGCTCAGTCATGTTTTTGAAAGGGTTGCCGGGCACTGGTATGGCATGTATGTGGGGATAACCTCCTCGTATGCCGAAAGCATCGACTCTCTTCTTTCAGACCTGGCTGAAAAACGCCCCACGGTCGTCCTGGCAGTTCCCCGGGTATGCGAAAAGGTGTATCAGAAAATAATTGCCAAGGTGGAAGAAGCCTCTCCATTTAAACAAAAAGTTTTCTACTGGGGACAGAAGGTCGGAAGCCGTATCAGCGAGTTTCGTGAAGCCAGAAAGAGAATTCCTCTTTTGCTCAGAATAAAATATAAAATCGCCTATAAAATGATTTTCGCAAATGTGCAGAACGCACTCGGCGGGCGGGTTAGATGGATGACAGCTTCAGGTGCGCCAACGGCCAAGGAAATCATCCAGTTTTTTAATGCTGCGGGGATTATGGTAATATCGGGATACGGAATGACCGAGACCTGTGCGCCGGCCACAATGCAGAACATATCGCATTACCGGATTGGAACCACGGGAGCGCCGATTCCCTGTACGGAAATAAAAATTGCCGATGATGGTGAAATTCTTATGAAGGGCGGCAACGTCTGCAAGGGCTACTGGAAAATGCCTGAAGAGACAAAAGAAGCATTTACCGAGGATGGGTATCTCATGTCCGGTGATATAGGCTACTTCGATGAAGACGGGTTTCTCCTCATCACCGACAGGAAAAAGGACCTTATCATAACCTCGGGCGGAAAGAACGTGGCTCCACAGAAGATCGAGAACCTTTATAAGGCAGATCCTCTGTTCACCCAGTTTATTGTAATCGGCGATCAGAAGAAATATCTTACCGCTCTTTGCAATATCAACCCGGATCAGGCTGTAAAGATTGCCCAGGAAAAAAACATTTCGTATACAAGCCTGGCAGAACTTATGGCCAATGAGGCTTTTCTTAAAGTTCTTCAGGAGCATATTGATGAGAGGAATACGAATCTGGCCCGTTATGAAACGATCAAGCAGGTTAAAATTGTTGATCATGAATTTTCACAGGAAACGGGTGAGCTGACGCCTTCTTTAAAAGTAAAAAGAAACGTCGTGAAGCAGAAGTACAAGGATCTTATTGATTCAATGTATGAAGATGAGATAAAAGTTAAATAG
- a CDS encoding zinc/iron-chelating domain-containing protein, translated as MKCRPGCGACCIAISISSPIPDMPDGKPAGMRCLHLAGNNICAIHDRDDYPPVCRNLHAAAEMCGRDFDEAMAYLTELETLTRP; from the coding sequence ATGAAATGCAGGCCAGGCTGCGGCGCATGCTGCATCGCCATATCAATCTCCTCTCCCATTCCGGACATGCCTGACGGCAAACCGGCAGGCATGCGGTGCCTTCATCTTGCCGGTAACAATATCTGCGCCATCCATGACAGGGACGATTATCCGCCGGTCTGCCGGAACCTGCACGCGGCAGCAGAAATGTGCGGCCGTGATTTTGACGAGGCCATGGCATACCTGACGGAACTTGAGACGCTGACGCGTCCATAA